From the Halorubellus sp. JP-L1 genome, one window contains:
- a CDS encoding universal stress protein yields MYDRILLSTDGTAASERAEAHALDLAAAHDAVLHVLYVVDEDVVTAYSGDEYVDAAEGPEHGLEERGEDVLSELRRRASDAGVAVETAMHHGRPAETIVAYADDHDADLLVLGTKRRPDEYRALLGSVTDRVLRLTTRPATVVKTEVEA; encoded by the coding sequence ATGTACGACCGAATCCTCCTTTCGACGGACGGGACGGCCGCATCCGAACGCGCCGAAGCGCACGCACTCGACCTCGCAGCCGCGCACGACGCGGTCCTCCACGTCCTCTACGTCGTCGACGAGGACGTCGTGACGGCGTACAGTGGCGACGAGTACGTCGACGCAGCCGAAGGCCCCGAGCACGGCCTCGAAGAACGCGGCGAAGACGTGCTCTCGGAACTCCGCCGCCGGGCATCGGACGCCGGCGTCGCCGTCGAGACGGCGATGCACCACGGTCGCCCCGCCGAGACCATCGTGGCGTACGCCGACGACCACGACGCGGACCTGCTCGTCCTCGGCACCAAGCGGCGACCCGACGAGTACCGGGCGTTGCTCGGGAGCGTCACCGACCGCGTCCTCCGCCTGACGACCCGTCCGGCGACCGTCGTGAAGACCGAAGTCGAAGCGTGA
- a CDS encoding SDR family NAD(P)-dependent oxidoreductase, translated as MSVALDGKAALVTGGASGIGRGIALAFADAGADVVVGDLQRNPKDADATEPTHELVRERGRRGAFVETDVADPSDAEALVERSVDALGALDVVANVAGVFPKGTVADTPAADWNRTFDVNVDGIYHVLQHAVPELSDGDHGRIINVASQLGLVGREEAAAYCATKGAIVNLTRQLALDYADDGITVNAIAPGVVRTSMTEDKIADPEQGPELDDAIPAPFFGEPEDVGHAAVYLASDGARYVNGHTLVVDGGYTAR; from the coding sequence ATGAGTGTCGCGCTCGACGGCAAAGCCGCGCTCGTGACCGGTGGCGCGTCCGGGATCGGTCGCGGGATCGCGCTCGCGTTCGCGGACGCCGGCGCCGACGTCGTCGTCGGCGACCTCCAGCGCAACCCGAAGGACGCCGACGCCACCGAGCCGACGCACGAACTCGTCCGCGAACGCGGTCGACGCGGCGCGTTCGTCGAGACCGACGTCGCGGACCCCTCGGACGCCGAGGCGCTCGTCGAGCGGTCCGTCGACGCACTCGGCGCGCTCGACGTCGTCGCGAACGTCGCCGGCGTCTTCCCGAAGGGCACGGTCGCAGACACGCCGGCCGCCGACTGGAATCGAACGTTCGACGTGAACGTCGACGGCATCTATCACGTCCTCCAGCACGCAGTCCCCGAGCTGTCCGACGGCGACCACGGTCGCATCATCAACGTCGCCTCGCAACTCGGGCTCGTCGGCCGCGAGGAAGCCGCCGCGTACTGCGCGACCAAGGGCGCCATCGTGAACCTCACGCGTCAGCTCGCGCTCGACTACGCCGACGACGGGATCACTGTCAACGCCATCGCACCGGGCGTGGTCAGGACGAGCATGACCGAAGACAAGATCGCCGACCCCGAGCAAGGCCCCGAACTGGACGACGCGATACCGGCGCCGTTCTTCGGCGAACCGGAAGACGTCGGGCACGCGGCGGTCTACCTCGCGTCCGACGGGGCCAGGTACGTCAACGGACACACGCTCGTCGTCGACGGCGGCTACACCGCGCGCTAG
- a CDS encoding amidohydrolase family protein, whose amino-acid sequence MAIDFGAHLFPLDTFPEPIDNGPVRDVIGPMLHDPDHLLETYAAAGISHAALSQPYYMGHEDADAVATANDALLDIVDAHEAFYGLAAIPVSAGGDAAAREFERALDAGYNGGALETKTNGVELTDDALEAVFDVAEARDAPILVHPKLHESLHPDALSDDWKLNAIFGREAALSESISKVIHEGVLDRHPDLDLVYHHLGGNIASMLGRIHIQLDDGRWPGQERVKPYDAFLEQLRDRIYLDSSGFFGYEAPLRNALDAVPASNVLFATDYPFEPRDDAELSSFVDTVETVAPDDADAVLHDNAERLLTNL is encoded by the coding sequence ATGGCAATTGACTTCGGGGCACATCTCTTCCCCCTCGACACCTTCCCAGAACCGATCGACAACGGCCCGGTCCGCGACGTCATCGGCCCGATGCTGCACGACCCGGACCACCTCCTCGAGACGTACGCGGCCGCGGGCATCAGCCACGCCGCACTCTCCCAGCCCTACTACATGGGTCACGAGGACGCCGACGCCGTCGCCACCGCGAACGACGCACTCCTCGACATCGTCGACGCGCACGAAGCGTTCTACGGACTCGCAGCGATCCCCGTGAGCGCAGGCGGCGACGCCGCCGCCCGAGAGTTCGAGCGCGCGCTCGACGCCGGCTACAACGGCGGCGCGCTCGAGACGAAGACGAACGGCGTCGAACTCACCGACGACGCCCTCGAAGCGGTGTTCGACGTCGCCGAAGCCCGAGATGCACCGATACTCGTCCACCCGAAGCTCCACGAGTCCCTGCATCCCGACGCGCTATCCGACGACTGGAAACTGAACGCCATCTTCGGGCGCGAAGCCGCACTCTCGGAAAGCATCAGCAAAGTCATCCACGAAGGCGTCCTCGACCGTCACCCCGACCTCGACCTCGTCTACCACCACCTCGGCGGCAACATCGCCAGCATGCTCGGCCGCATCCACATCCAGCTCGACGACGGCCGCTGGCCCGGCCAGGAACGCGTCAAGCCCTACGACGCGTTCCTCGAGCAGCTCCGCGACCGCATCTACCTCGACAGCTCGGGGTTCTTCGGGTACGAAGCCCCGCTCCGGAACGCGCTCGACGCCGTCCCGGCATCGAACGTCCTGTTCGCGACGGACTATCCGTTCGAACCGAGGGACGACGCCGAACTCTCGTCGTTCGTCGACACGGTCGAGACCGTCGCCCCGGACGACGCCGACGCAGTCCTCCACGACAACGCCGAGAGACTCCTCACCAATCTATGA
- a CDS encoding dihydroorotase family protein, translating to MSYDTVIAGGTVVTDTDTVRADVAIDDGTIAAILSPERDFEAETVVDAAGKHVLPGGVDPHVHMMDPGDTEREDFPTGTAAAAAGGITTVGEHHRTDPTVLTADILTDKREYLSERARVDFGLLAGGHPDNVDEIAGLEDVGTLAYKSFTCEVHGVPALKSADMHDLYEEIERVGGISMVHPEDELMLNRNEERIKAEGRTDGSIIPEWRSKDAEQVAVSTTLQIAKQTGVPFWFAHLTHPELIDQVNHAKSQGVEVYAETCPQYFYLTREDVVEDAPYTMFTPPAREESDRAEMWNRLANGEIDMVNADHAPSTLEQKAEGEENVFDAPFGIPGVETVLPLLLNGVSEGKVSLERIVEVFATNPAKILDLYPRKGALRVGSDADLVVVDMDREQTLRNEDVVAKCGWTPFDGYTVQGVPETTLVRGTPVVRDGEVVGEPGYGEFVPRE from the coding sequence ATGTCCTACGATACGGTCATCGCGGGTGGAACGGTCGTCACGGACACAGACACGGTCCGTGCCGACGTCGCAATCGACGACGGCACGATCGCAGCGATACTCTCCCCCGAACGAGACTTCGAGGCGGAGACCGTCGTCGACGCAGCGGGCAAGCACGTGCTGCCCGGCGGCGTCGACCCGCACGTCCACATGATGGACCCGGGCGATACGGAACGCGAGGACTTCCCGACGGGCACCGCGGCCGCTGCCGCCGGCGGCATCACGACCGTCGGCGAACATCACCGCACGGACCCGACTGTGCTCACCGCGGACATCCTCACGGACAAGCGCGAGTACCTCTCGGAGCGCGCCCGCGTCGACTTCGGTCTGCTCGCGGGCGGCCACCCCGACAACGTCGACGAGATCGCGGGCCTCGAGGACGTCGGGACGCTCGCGTACAAGAGCTTCACGTGCGAAGTCCACGGCGTGCCGGCGCTCAAGAGCGCGGACATGCACGACCTCTACGAGGAGATCGAACGCGTCGGCGGCATCAGCATGGTTCATCCGGAGGACGAACTGATGCTGAACCGGAACGAGGAGCGGATCAAGGCCGAGGGGCGGACGGACGGCTCGATCATCCCCGAGTGGCGGTCGAAGGACGCCGAACAGGTGGCCGTGTCGACGACGCTCCAGATCGCGAAACAGACCGGCGTCCCGTTCTGGTTCGCGCACCTCACGCATCCCGAGTTGATCGACCAGGTGAACCACGCGAAATCGCAGGGAGTCGAGGTGTACGCGGAGACGTGCCCGCAGTACTTTTACCTCACCCGGGAGGACGTCGTGGAGGACGCGCCGTACACGATGTTCACGCCGCCGGCGCGCGAGGAGAGCGACCGCGCGGAGATGTGGAACCGGCTCGCGAACGGCGAGATCGACATGGTGAACGCGGACCACGCACCGTCGACGCTGGAGCAGAAGGCCGAGGGCGAGGAGAACGTGTTCGACGCGCCGTTCGGTATCCCGGGCGTCGAGACGGTGCTCCCGCTGCTGCTGAACGGCGTCAGTGAAGGCAAGGTGAGTCTCGAGCGGATCGTCGAGGTGTTCGCGACGAACCCGGCGAAGATCCTGGACCTCTACCCGAGGAAGGGCGCGCTCCGCGTCGGGAGCGACGCCGACCTCGTCGTCGTGGACATGGACCGCGAGCAGACGCTTCGAAACGAGGACGTCGTCGCAAAGTGTGGGTGGACGCCGTTCGACGGCTACACCGTCCAGGGCGTCCCCGAAACGACGCTCGTCCGTGGCACGCCGGTGGTCCGCGACGGCGAGGTCGTCGGAGAACCCGGCTACGGCGAGTTCGTTCCTCGGGAATGA
- a CDS encoding asparaginase, whose product MSIVVVSTGGTIASTEDAGGDASPDLTGEDLVAAVPGLDEIATIETRDFANVPSPHFTVDQMGDLAAFVEDLDADPDVDGIVVTQGTDILEETAYFLDLCYDGIAPVVVTGAMRNPSLPSPDGPMNLATSVRVAADGRARGDVLVAFNERVHAAREVTKTNSMNVDTFRTPEFGPLAVADESRLTWRRESIDPDPAFDVDVDDLTNDVHAVTATADMPPAQVAAAGDAAALCLAATGAGHIPPAIIPALESLRDAGVPLIATTRCPEGRLARETYGFRGSEATLQELDCYYSDLNLQKTRIKAIVALAADALDDAFDAPGN is encoded by the coding sequence GTGTCAATCGTTGTCGTTTCGACAGGCGGTACCATCGCATCGACCGAGGACGCGGGCGGCGACGCCAGCCCGGACCTCACCGGCGAGGACCTCGTCGCGGCCGTCCCCGGACTCGACGAGATAGCGACCATCGAGACTCGCGACTTCGCGAACGTCCCGAGCCCGCACTTCACCGTCGACCAGATGGGCGACCTCGCGGCGTTCGTCGAGGACCTCGACGCCGACCCTGACGTCGACGGGATCGTCGTCACCCAGGGGACCGACATCCTCGAGGAGACCGCGTACTTCCTCGACCTCTGCTACGATGGCATCGCCCCGGTCGTCGTCACCGGCGCCATGCGGAACCCGTCGCTCCCCAGCCCGGACGGCCCGATGAACCTCGCGACGAGCGTGCGCGTGGCCGCCGACGGCCGCGCACGAGGCGACGTCCTCGTCGCGTTCAACGAGCGCGTCCACGCCGCACGCGAGGTCACGAAGACGAACTCGATGAACGTCGACACCTTCCGCACTCCCGAGTTCGGGCCGCTGGCCGTCGCCGACGAGAGCCGTCTGACGTGGCGACGCGAGTCCATCGACCCCGACCCCGCGTTCGACGTCGACGTGGACGACCTCACGAACGACGTCCACGCCGTCACCGCGACCGCGGACATGCCCCCCGCACAGGTCGCCGCCGCCGGCGACGCGGCCGCGCTCTGTCTCGCCGCAACCGGTGCCGGACACATCCCGCCAGCTATCATTCCCGCACTCGAGTCGCTACGCGACGCCGGCGTCCCACTGATCGCGACCACGCGATGCCCCGAGGGCCGCCTCGCGCGCGAGACCTACGGCTTCCGCGGCAGCGAAGCCACTCTGCAGGAACTGGACTGTTACTACAGCGACCTCAACCTCCAGAAGACCCGCATCAAGGCCATCGTCGCGCTCGCGGCCGACGCCCTCGACGACGCCTTCGACGCACCCGGCAACTAG
- a CDS encoding ABC transporter ATP-binding protein codes for MSTDDAATNDVLREDRDVKISIDSVDKIYGMDTDAPTQALKDIDLEIHDDEFVSIIGPSGCGKTTLLKCLADIIPQTAGEIHVSGKTAEEARKNNDISFFFQEDVLLPWRTVMENVLLPFEVKGTSTPKEEARERAEKMLDTVGLAGFEDHQPQELSGGMRQRVALARGFVYNPEIFLMDEPFAALDELTRRKMNQELLRIHQEIQKTTVFVTHHISEAVWLSDRIVVLSPRPGEVHEVVDVDIPRPRDESTRHTDKFDELEEYLTKTVMELDV; via the coding sequence ATGAGCACCGACGACGCCGCGACGAACGACGTCCTGCGAGAGGACCGCGACGTGAAGATCTCGATCGACTCGGTCGACAAGATCTACGGGATGGACACGGACGCGCCGACGCAGGCGCTGAAGGACATCGACCTCGAGATTCACGACGACGAGTTCGTCTCGATCATCGGCCCGAGCGGTTGCGGGAAGACGACGCTCCTGAAGTGCCTGGCGGACATCATCCCCCAGACCGCCGGCGAGATTCACGTCTCCGGGAAGACCGCGGAGGAGGCGCGGAAGAACAACGACATCTCGTTCTTCTTCCAGGAGGACGTCCTCCTGCCGTGGCGGACGGTCATGGAGAACGTCCTCCTCCCCTTCGAGGTCAAGGGAACGAGTACCCCGAAGGAGGAGGCTCGCGAGCGCGCGGAGAAGATGCTCGACACGGTCGGGCTCGCGGGGTTCGAGGACCACCAGCCACAGGAGCTCTCCGGTGGGATGCGTCAGCGCGTCGCGCTCGCGCGCGGGTTCGTCTACAATCCCGAGATCTTCCTGATGGACGAGCCGTTCGCGGCGCTCGACGAGTTGACGCGACGGAAGATGAACCAGGAGCTCCTGCGCATCCACCAGGAGATCCAGAAGACGACCGTGTTCGTCACGCACCACATCTCCGAGGCGGTGTGGTTGTCCGACCGCATCGTCGTCCTGTCGCCGCGACCGGGCGAGGTCCACGAGGTCGTCGACGTGGACATCCCGCGGCCGCGCGACGAGAGCACGCGCCACACGGACAAGTTCGACGAACTCGAGGAGTACCTGACCAAGACGGTCATGGAACTCGACGTCTAG
- a CDS encoding ABC transporter permease, whose protein sequence is MSTKDRMLPANVKSSIVRAADDYKYPAAFLVAFIGIWTFGVRFYEIPQYVLPTPLDIVTSFDGQFGELAPHMEATLWEAFFGWTVGNFIGITLGAVMAEFTVLKRSIYPYVIMLRSLPVVAFAPLLIIWMGVNTGPILAAATITTFFPSLVNSIAGFSSTDQLTKELMHSLNASRWEVFRKVKLYNAVPYIFSALRISVALAFVGAVVGEWLVGNQGLGYLIIVANNQLDTLLLFRALIIIGAFATAWFGLMMYLERWIVDWGSQASGGATR, encoded by the coding sequence ATGAGCACGAAAGATAGAATGCTGCCGGCCAACGTCAAGTCGTCTATCGTTCGCGCCGCCGACGACTACAAGTACCCGGCAGCGTTCCTGGTCGCGTTCATCGGGATCTGGACGTTCGGCGTCAGGTTCTACGAGATCCCGCAGTACGTGCTGCCGACGCCGTTGGACATCGTGACGAGTTTCGACGGCCAGTTCGGCGAACTCGCGCCGCACATGGAGGCGACGCTCTGGGAGGCGTTCTTCGGGTGGACCGTCGGGAACTTCATCGGGATCACGCTCGGCGCCGTCATGGCCGAGTTCACCGTCCTCAAGCGATCCATCTACCCCTACGTCATCATGCTGCGTTCGCTTCCGGTCGTCGCGTTCGCGCCGCTGCTCATCATCTGGATGGGCGTCAACACCGGCCCGATCCTGGCGGCTGCGACGATCACGACGTTCTTCCCGTCGCTCGTCAACAGCATCGCGGGGTTCAGTTCGACCGACCAGTTGACGAAGGAGCTCATGCACTCGCTGAACGCGAGTCGCTGGGAGGTCTTCCGGAAGGTGAAGCTGTACAACGCCGTGCCGTACATCTTCTCGGCGCTCCGCATCAGCGTCGCCCTGGCCTTCGTCGGCGCCGTCGTCGGCGAATGGCTCGTCGGGAATCAGGGCCTGGGCTACCTCATCATCGTCGCGAACAACCAGCTCGACACGCTGCTGTTGTTCCGCGCGCTCATCATTATCGGCGCCTTCGCGACCGCGTGGTTCGGCCTGATGATGTACCTCGAACGCTGGATCGTCGACTGGGGATCCCAGGCGAGCGGAGGTGCCACGCGATGA
- a CDS encoding ABC transporter substrate-binding protein gives MNTVNRRRFLQGTGAGVAAGLAGCTGNNNDEDGGDGGDGGDGGDGGGNSGTTTTQSDDGLSQSSVNVLLTYFPDMVFSPMTGADEFGYFEQVGLDVSIDVSLSVQNPLQVLVGGEYDVVVGTPFSYTTALARGIPVETVFTTIGNTPLSYAAQGDSGIEGVADWPGNVLGLQNEADRNWVTPHIYNEEGISQSQRDEINQRFVGYSVTNLTEGNVDVLSMYPTNSDYNSLRLRGEEFNVVEAKDYTNAGGNVALATEQFSNEHPDTLREFTRAWSKACEDSLDESNKTKFAEMTLDRLEAVDANVFLEGVDPIEVEKSNFEQFLEFRPDDSWDENGVGYNDPGDYAEVQEMGVSVGAISENAATAESDLVSNTYVEAVHSSDGELQWPN, from the coding sequence ATGAACACGGTAAATCGGAGGCGCTTCCTGCAGGGGACCGGCGCAGGGGTCGCCGCGGGGCTCGCAGGATGTACTGGCAACAACAACGATGAGGACGGCGGCGACGGCGGCGATGGCGGCGACGGTGGGGACGGCGGCGGCAACAGCGGCACGACCACCACCCAATCCGACGACGGACTCTCCCAGTCCTCCGTCAACGTCCTCCTCACGTACTTCCCGGACATGGTGTTCTCGCCGATGACCGGAGCCGACGAGTTCGGCTACTTCGAGCAGGTCGGCCTCGACGTCAGCATCGACGTCTCGCTGTCCGTCCAGAACCCGCTCCAGGTGCTCGTCGGCGGCGAGTACGACGTCGTCGTCGGAACCCCGTTCTCGTACACGACCGCACTCGCACGCGGCATTCCCGTCGAGACGGTGTTCACCACCATCGGCAACACGCCACTCAGTTACGCGGCCCAGGGCGACTCGGGCATCGAAGGCGTCGCCGACTGGCCCGGGAACGTCCTCGGGCTCCAGAACGAAGCGGACCGGAACTGGGTCACGCCCCACATCTACAACGAGGAGGGGATCTCGCAGAGCCAGCGGGACGAGATCAACCAGCGCTTCGTCGGGTACTCGGTCACGAACCTCACCGAGGGGAACGTCGACGTGCTGTCGATGTACCCCACGAACTCCGACTACAACTCCCTCCGGCTCAGGGGCGAGGAGTTCAACGTGGTCGAGGCGAAGGACTACACGAACGCGGGCGGGAACGTCGCGCTCGCGACCGAACAGTTCTCGAACGAGCACCCGGACACGCTCCGGGAGTTCACGCGCGCCTGGTCGAAGGCCTGCGAGGACAGCCTCGACGAGAGCAACAAGACGAAGTTCGCGGAGATGACGCTCGATCGCCTCGAAGCGGTCGACGCGAACGTCTTCCTCGAGGGCGTCGACCCGATCGAGGTCGAGAAGTCGAACTTCGAGCAGTTCCTCGAGTTCCGGCCGGACGACAGCTGGGACGAGAACGGCGTCGGCTACAACGACCCCGGCGACTACGCCGAAGTGCAGGAGATGGGCGTGAGCGTCGGCGCCATCAGCGAGAACGCGGCGACGGCGGAGTCCGACCTGGTGAGCAACACGTACGTCGAAGCCGTCCACAGCAGCGACGGCGAACTCCAGTGGCCGAATTGA
- a CDS encoding Lrp/AsnC family transcriptional regulator has product MSGRDLDETDKRILKVLHEDGRATYNEIGERLDITGNTVRRRMDEMREKGIIRKFTVLTDPAELGYLTVAFGLSVEAGRTDEIADELAEHECVFKLWVLSGTHNVIFDARFCDNEQFQNFVHDTLHNIEGVSSYESSIMTRSVADEGSVVLSERDESLEIAPPEEE; this is encoded by the coding sequence ATGTCTGGGAGAGATCTGGACGAGACGGACAAGCGGATCTTGAAAGTCCTCCACGAGGACGGCCGTGCGACGTACAACGAGATCGGGGAGCGCCTCGATATCACGGGGAACACCGTTCGACGTCGCATGGACGAGATGCGCGAGAAGGGCATCATCCGGAAGTTCACCGTCCTCACGGACCCGGCCGAACTCGGCTACCTCACCGTCGCGTTCGGCCTGAGCGTCGAGGCGGGGAGGACCGACGAGATCGCGGACGAACTCGCCGAACACGAGTGCGTGTTCAAGCTCTGGGTGCTCTCGGGCACACACAACGTCATCTTCGACGCCCGGTTCTGCGACAACGAACAGTTCCAGAACTTCGTCCACGACACGCTGCACAACATCGAGGGCGTGAGCAGCTACGAATCGTCCATCATGACTCGGTCCGTCGCGGACGAGGGGAGCGTCGTCCTCTCCGAGAGGGACGAGTCCCTCGAGATCGCCCCGCCCGAGGAGGAGTGA
- a CDS encoding cysteine hydrolase family protein: MQKTAILTVDLHHGHLDPEIATLPVPESTRERVVEHAETLVTRARDAGYPVIHVTTGYRDAREILSNPKWSATEESEGDSRESISEHNIIGSKGLDILPELHEPEDVVLQPKKRYSPFVDTDIEFVLRTHDVEKLVIAGVNTNTCVQCTCFEATNRDYEAVVVEDCVGSMDGEEFHEFGLMNIDQALGRVLSLEEALDELDA, encoded by the coding sequence ATGCAGAAGACTGCCATACTCACGGTGGACCTCCATCACGGCCACCTCGACCCCGAGATCGCCACGCTCCCCGTTCCCGAGTCGACGCGGGAACGCGTCGTCGAACACGCCGAGACGCTCGTGACTCGAGCGCGCGACGCGGGATATCCCGTCATCCACGTCACGACCGGGTACCGTGACGCACGGGAAATCCTCTCGAATCCGAAGTGGAGCGCCACCGAGGAGAGCGAGGGCGACTCCCGGGAATCCATCTCGGAGCACAACATCATCGGGAGCAAGGGCCTGGACATCCTCCCCGAGCTCCACGAGCCGGAGGACGTGGTACTGCAGCCGAAGAAGCGGTACTCGCCGTTCGTCGACACCGACATCGAGTTCGTGCTCCGGACCCACGACGTCGAGAAACTCGTGATCGCGGGCGTCAACACGAACACGTGCGTGCAGTGCACGTGCTTCGAGGCGACGAACCGGGACTACGAGGCCGTCGTCGTCGAGGACTGCGTCGGGAGCATGGACGGCGAGGAGTTCCACGAGTTCGGCCTCATGAACATCGACCAGGCGCTGGGGCGCGTCCTCTCCCTCGAGGAGGCGCTCGACGAACTCGACGCCTGA
- a CDS encoding M24 family metallopeptidase codes for MLPTDDHQIRQIGETLRERRGDDYSDVRFSDAEYERRYEAVREEMFFRGLDCLVVYGSSAHTDSNQANIRYLSGYIDQIQSYVVFPYEGEPTLYADLYPHVPDAHLMSHIDDVRWGTEDKGQAVADRIDELGYEDGDIGFVGSPGPAATELPANDYLTLTNELEDAEFSFVSDLMDRIRLKKSEEELDAIREGVALTDKAMRALEDAVRPGITERELKQELMSSYLDDGEYFFQLLGSTSMHDPDMPYPWEHQSDRVLEEGDVVLTEISARNTQGYSGQILRGIAVGEEPTDHYQELYDVGEQVFYDVLDVLEPGATTQDVLDVASPPIESRDWTVHAPIIHGWGLGIQRPLIGTENEGGFPNPPFQFEEGHTVVVEPNPVASDQLSGMFLGEYVHITSDGAERLHDYPMEFVQS; via the coding sequence ATGCTACCCACTGACGACCACCAGATCAGGCAGATCGGGGAGACGCTCCGCGAACGACGCGGCGACGACTACAGCGACGTCCGGTTCTCCGACGCCGAGTACGAACGCCGCTACGAAGCCGTCCGAGAGGAGATGTTCTTCCGAGGCCTCGACTGCCTCGTCGTCTACGGCAGTTCAGCGCACACCGACTCGAACCAGGCCAACATCCGGTACCTGAGCGGGTACATCGATCAGATCCAGTCCTACGTCGTCTTCCCCTACGAGGGCGAACCGACGCTCTACGCCGACCTCTACCCGCACGTCCCGGACGCGCACCTCATGAGTCACATCGACGACGTACGCTGGGGGACCGAGGACAAGGGCCAAGCCGTCGCCGACCGAATCGACGAACTCGGGTACGAGGACGGAGACATCGGGTTCGTCGGATCGCCCGGCCCCGCAGCCACCGAACTCCCCGCGAACGACTACCTCACACTCACGAACGAACTCGAGGACGCGGAGTTCAGCTTCGTCTCCGACCTCATGGACCGCATCCGCCTCAAGAAGAGCGAGGAGGAACTCGACGCCATCCGAGAGGGCGTCGCACTCACCGACAAGGCGATGCGCGCACTCGAGGACGCCGTCCGCCCCGGCATCACCGAACGCGAACTCAAACAGGAACTGATGTCCTCCTACCTCGACGACGGCGAGTACTTCTTCCAGCTCCTCGGCAGCACCAGCATGCACGACCCCGACATGCCGTATCCCTGGGAGCACCAGTCCGACCGCGTGCTCGAGGAGGGCGACGTCGTCCTCACCGAGATCAGCGCCCGAAACACCCAGGGGTACTCCGGGCAGATCCTGCGCGGCATCGCCGTCGGCGAAGAGCCCACCGACCACTACCAGGAACTGTACGACGTCGGCGAGCAAGTGTTCTACGACGTCCTCGACGTCCTCGAACCCGGGGCAACGACCCAGGACGTCCTCGACGTCGCCAGTCCACCCATCGAGAGCCGCGACTGGACCGTCCACGCACCGATCATCCACGGCTGGGGGTTAGGCATCCAGCGGCCGCTGATCGGCACCGAGAACGAGGGCGGCTTCCCGAATCCGCCGTTCCAGTTCGAGGAGGGCCACACGGTCGTCGTGGAACCGAACCCGGTGGCGAGCGACCAGCTGAGCGGGATGTTCCTCGGCGAATACGTCCACATCACGAGCGACGGCGCCGAACGACTGCACGACTACCCAATGGAGTTCGTCCAATCATGA